Below is a genomic region from Dyella terrae.
TCAGGCCCTGTTCGCCGCGGATCTCCGCTTTTCCCCGTTTACAGCTCGCGTTAGCGAGCGGCTTTACAGGCTGCGACAGCGGCCGGCTTCACAGGAGGCGCAGCCTCCGGCTTCACTGCTCTGTATGCAGCCGGCTTCACAGGAGGCGCAGCCTCCGACTCCACCCCGGCAAGCCGCCGGGCGAGCTCCGGATCCGTAATGTGCCCGTGCATAAACAGCAAACCCGTAAACAAGGAAGCCATGACGACACCTCACGAGTGACTGCCAACTGGCAGGGCGCTCAAGGTAGCCAGGTCCCAGGTCCCGAAAAAGCGATATATTCGCAAGTCAGGCTTGAGGGGATTTCAACATGTCGCGGATATCGCTGGACCTGTTGCAGCAGTTCGTCATGGCCGCGCGGCTGGGAAACCTGTCGCGTGCCGCCGAGCAGTCCAACCTGACCGTCAGCGCGCTCAGCCACCAGATCCGCCAGCTGGAGCAGCGCGTGGAGCGCAAGCTGTTCGATCGTGGCCCGCGTGGCGTGCAACTCACGGCGGAAGGGCGCCGCCTGCTTGAGGCCGTCGCGCATCACTTCGAGGGCATCGATCGCGCCATGGCGACCTACCGCTGCCGACGCGAAGAGGCGCTGACCATCAATACGATTCCCGGCGTCATGTCGAGTTGGCTGGTGCCCCGGCTTGCCCGCCTGGTGGCGGCGCATCCGGAGCTTGAGCTCAACCTGCAGTCGAGCGTCGAGCTGGTCGACTTCGAGCGCGATCCCGTCGATGCCACTTTGCGTTATGGCATGGGCACCTGGCCCGGCGTGCAGACCGAACACCTCTTCGGCGAATGGATCGCGCCCGTGGCCGCGCCGTCGCTGATGGCGCGCATGTCTCACCTCAATGCCACCAGCGTGGAAGAGTGGCCGCTGCTGGGCGATCCGGGTGGCCGCTGGGCGGGTTGGTTTGCGCGCTTTGGTGGTGCACCGCCCAAACGCTTCGTCGCGCAATTCGACAACACCGACGCGCTGCAGCGCGCCGCGCTCGAAGGCATGGGCGTCGCCCTCGGGCGCATGGTCACGGCGCGACCGCTCGTCGAGGCCGGTTTGCTGCAGGTGCTGGGCAATCAGTACATGCGCATTCCGGAGGCCTATTACCTCGTCTATCCGGCGCGTTCGCGCGATCACGCGGGCCTCAACATTTTCCGCGACTGGATCCGTGGCGAAGCCAAATGCTATGCCGCGGCGATGGCGAGTGCCGCCGAAGGACGCGGCGAGGCGACATAACGCTACCCCTCTCCGTCGCGAAACCCCACAATAGTCCGTTAGGTTTTTGATCAGAAGGAAACACCCCATGAAATCTCGTGCCGCGGTCGCCTGGGAAGCAGGCAAGCCCCTCACCATCGAGGAAGTGGACGTCGCCAAGCCCAGGGCTGGCGAAGTGCTCGTGCGCATCGTCGCCACGGGCGTGTGTCATACCGACGCCTTCACGCTGTCGGGCGCCGATCCGGAAGGCTTGTTCCCGGTGATCCTGGGCCATGAAGGCGGCGGCATCGTGGAAGAAGTCGGCGAAGGCGTTACCACGCTCAAGCCGGGCGACCACGTCATTCCGCTGTACACGCCCGAATGCGGCGAGTGCAAGTTCTGTCTCTCAGGCAAGACCAACCTCTGCCAGAAAATTCGCGTAACGCAGGGCAAGGGCCTGATGCCGGATGGTACGTCGCGCTTCTCGCTCAACGGCAAGCCGATCCTGCATTACATGGGCACCAGCACGTTCAGCGAATACACCGTGCTGCCGGAAATTTCGCTGGCAAAGATCAGCAAGGAAGCGCCG
It encodes:
- a CDS encoding LysR substrate-binding domain-containing protein, whose translation is MSRISLDLLQQFVMAARLGNLSRAAEQSNLTVSALSHQIRQLEQRVERKLFDRGPRGVQLTAEGRRLLEAVAHHFEGIDRAMATYRCRREEALTINTIPGVMSSWLVPRLARLVAAHPELELNLQSSVELVDFERDPVDATLRYGMGTWPGVQTEHLFGEWIAPVAAPSLMARMSHLNATSVEEWPLLGDPGGRWAGWFARFGGAPPKRFVAQFDNTDALQRAALEGMGVALGRMVTARPLVEAGLLQVLGNQYMRIPEAYYLVYPARSRDHAGLNIFRDWIRGEAKCYAAAMASAAEGRGEAT